Sequence from the Bubalus kerabau isolate K-KA32 ecotype Philippines breed swamp buffalo chromosome 17, PCC_UOA_SB_1v2, whole genome shotgun sequence genome:
CTCTCAGGCTTcatataatattctttttctccACCTACTCCTATTCTCCACTGTACAATTAAGGCTAAGGAAAAGCCCCTTGCTGTGCTGAATAATAGTGGCAGAACAGCCCTTCTGGGTATTGGAGCCTCCTAGCATCAGCCCTTCAGGTCCCTTCTCCACTGTGTCATTTTTAGAAGATGCTGCAACCTGAGTCAGTCAACAGAATAAGGAACATTTATTCTCAAGCGGAAAAGCAAAGTCAGATAAAGTACAGGGGGTTCCTGAGTACCTTTTATCTGTGTCCAGGATCAAGAGAAACTTGAAGAGTCCCTGAAATCTACAATAGCTTGAGGATTTTGGAGAAGAAGACGGGCCAGTCCCTCCTGGCGAAGGTGACAGGCCTGACTTCATGAGTCATTCGTTTGTGACTCAACCCTGATGTCATCTGTTCTTTCCAAACCTTCCCTTTGGGTTTCTCCCCAAAATTATTTCTGCCTAGTGTGCCTAAATTTTAAGAGCCACAAATTTCTTCTTGGAATAACAACAGTAAGTAGGTATTGCTGGCATCGGCCTTCTTTCTGATTAGCCAGCAGCCTCCGGTTTACCAGCAAGAAAAACATCAAGGTAAGGAGCCGTCTGGCAACTGAGTAGGGCTCTTGGCCTGTGGAGACATCCCAGCTGCTCACGTTGGGGCAGTGTCAACTCTGAAATGGGATAGTTCTATCAAGTGGTGACTAGTCTATGGAATAATACATAAATCTTCACCAGTACCAGCAATGAAAACATGCTGCTGCTTTTTGTACTCAGAAATGATGTCTTAGTAACATGAATGCATCAAATTAAGTTCCATTAAGCATCAATAAAGAATACATTAACAATTCATTAGTTCTTATGCATATAGTCAATGAACGCtctaaaaaatcagtaaaatcatACTATTGTTTATGGATAATGAACATATCCAGAATTTTACACTGGGCCAGAATCTTTTTCAAGCAAGTTTCTCTGTTCTAGGGCACAGTTTATCATTCCATAAATAGGAACTTACTAAAAACAGCGAAAGACACTCTGGGGACTGAAGCTCATTAAGGGCTCAATACATTTTTACATCATTGGTGTCTCAAAATGGCACAAGGTCACAGACAGCTGTGACCCATTACCCCCCTGAAGCCAGGCACTGGCAGGAATGAGTATGGATGGCAGTGACACTGGGGGGACCTTCTAGAGCCATCCATAAAGTGACTATTaccttttaaaaagacacatactcTTTTGGGAGTTTTTCCCCAGGAAAACACATTTAAACTCAAAATACTGCACAAACTCCATGGAACCCATCCGGTGAGTTCTTAGGGGTCCAAGCCCCCAGATAAGGAACTGTTGACTTAGATTTCTCTCAGATACCCATGTACTCCTACTGCTGGAGAGTCTGAAGCACATCCCTTCCCATTTCCTGCTCAGATTTGGGGCTACTCAGTAGATAGGTCATCTGTGTTGCGAGAAGGTGGGGTGTACTCAGGCTGCAGCCTCAGGAGGAGTCTGTACTCCTTTAATTATTGCCTTTAAGTTATTTCAGGGTTGGTCTGCAGGACTTTGTGTAAAATTTCTTCTCTTACAAGACTCCCAAGGTGGTTCAAAGTTGGCCAGAAGCACAAAGACTCAACACAGTCAAGTGCCTATAGGGGAACATGACAAGACTGGTAGTCCGTGGTTCTCTGCAGTGTCTTTAAAGTCAGATTAGAGGACACCTGGGGGCTGGCATTGGCCCCTTCCCTTCCCAGGAGACAAATCTGGCTTTGAAACACAGAAATGCCTATAAGACAGGCCTGGGATTCAAATAGTTCTCATTACGGAAAATCCCTCTCGCAGGCCTGATTCTAGACAAAGTGGGCCCTTCTGTCAAAGAGCTGGAGGGGACTCCTCTTGGCCAGGGTTTCATATGCTCTTGCACTTCAGTTTCATGTCATCTCTGCTCCGTCACTCTGGGTACCAACAGCTTTGGTTGGGTATGAGGAGGTGTCCATTCCTATTCTTTACTCTTGACTTATGCATGAGATGCCAAGTGAGGATGGAGCAGAGGCCTTAAGAAAGAGAAATGGCTGAGTCCACTGTGTCTCTCAGTTGCTCCTGTTTGTGTGCTGAGCACCATGGATGCAGACACTTGGAATTCCTTTATAATCAAGATGGCAAATTTTCTGAAACCATTCCCCAGCTctgatttaaacaaacaaacttgcTTTCTGCAATCTAGAGGCAAAGCAAGCATTTGTGACTGTTGCTGGTCACTTTTGGACCTGCCTTAAGCCTGGCCATTAGCAACTTGAAACACAATGGTCACTGTTTCTCCAAACCAGATTACCTATTATTTGCTTAGAGCTGCTAAGAGGTCAAGGTGATATTAGGGATGTAAAAAAGATGCTGAAAGGTCAGGCTGTGTGGCAAGCTAGGACTACCACTAATTCTTCACAATGGCTTCTCCAAAGGACTGTTCAAGCACAGGCAAGGGATCCGCCAGTTATCAGATGTGCATTCTACACAGATCGTAGCTGCTGAGAATAGGCCATGGTCTGCAACAGACTTGTATACACCGAAGATGCCAGGTTGGCATTTTGGGTCATGCTTAGCAAATCCCTTCCTGCTGTAGCCATCAGACAGTAGGGGCTTAAAACACTCAAATGAGCTGTCCCAACCCAAATTCAGAGCAGCAACTCACACGTCTCTTCTGCTGCCTCACACCACACGCCAAATATGGTAACTGGCTTACAACCTAACCTACTTGGTCTCTCTGCTCTTCACCTCAACTCTGTCACTTCTATAAGGGCTGGAGTCTGGCCTCAACACTTCTAAGCAGACAACAGGCTGGGCTGCCACTGAGACTCAGCAAACGACCAGCCACAACATCTGGATTATGGTTATGATGGGGAAAACACTGGCCAAAAAACAATTTCCAAAAGgtaaatttctgtgtattcacGCCTAATCTTCAAAAGTtgcataaacaattttttttttctaccttccCCCATCATTTGCACAATTTTTGTCAAGTCCAAACGTAATTTCAGATGAGGTAGGCAGTTTGTCTACTCGTGCCGTCATCCTCACGGGATGGTCAGGCTGCGCCGTGGAAGCACTCGTGTCCCGGGCGGGGCCGGCACAGCGACTGCAGGAGCTGCTCAGTTGGCTATTTTCTCAATCTCGTCCAAGTCATCCGTGTCCagtctttctattttcttatctGAGGGAAGAGAGGCGGGTTCAGAGAGAGCCCCGCACAGATCACAGGGGACgcaggcaggggaggggcagcAGGCGGGGAGGACCCGGGGCTCCCTGGGACGTGCCCGCCCCCGCCGCAGGCCTCCCTGAGCCCCGGAGGCGCCCGGGACTGGGCGGGCACACGGCCCTGAGCGCTCCGGGTGCGGGGAGAACCTCCTGTCTTGGGGAAGGGCGTCTCGGGGCCATGGCGACACCCGCTCCCGGCTCCCCGCCCGGCCCTGTGACCTGGCCCCGGCAGGGGGCTCTCCCGAGACTCACTGAAATGCTCCTGGATTCTGTTCAGGATGTTCATGCTGTGCTTGCTGTCCACCATGTTCACGGCCAGGCCCCGCTTGCCAAAGCGGCCGGTGCGCCCGATCCGGTGCAGGTAGGTCTCGTTGTCCGGGTTCCCATCCTTGTCCACGGGGAGGTCAAAGTTGATGACGACAGACACCTGTTCCACATCGATACCTGCGTGAGGGAAGAGTTGGACGGGAGTGAGGACGGAGACAGAAATCGCCGCCGCCCAGTCAGGCCCACCCTCACCAAGCTCAGGCGGAAGGCAGGGTCTGCGACAGGCCAGCTCTGGTGTTGGGACACGGACAGGTGGCAGAACCCAGAGGGAGAAGACGGGACCGTCCCGGTGCTGGCCAAATTCCGGCATCAGTCGCGCAGCCTCTGCTGGATCCGAGGATCTGGAGAAGCAGCTGATGCGGCACTGGGGCCACAAGAGCAGGCGCCGTCCTTGGCCACCAGCCAGGGCTCCCGGCTTCTGTGGACGTTCTCCTCCACTGAGGGAGCCCCACAGGCTGGCCCACAAAACAGCATCTCCCTCAAACCATCGCAGCCTCCCACACAGGAAGATCTCTCTGCTGCCCCGAGCCTGGCGGGCCAGGACCCAGTCTCTGCTTACCGCGGGCACACACGTTGGTGGTGACCAGAACCTTCTCTTTGCCCTCTCGGAAGCGCTCAATCACTGCAGCCCTCTGCTCCACCACCATTTCACCGCTCAGCAGAGCCACCTGGTGGCCCTCTTTTGAGAGCTCCGCAGCCAGCCAGCTAGCTGTTTTGCGGGTCTGGAGTGAAAAGAATTGTTTTAAATGAAGatccctgtttaaaaaaaaaaaaaaaaaaggaagacaccTGCAGAAAAGTGGCGTTTTTGCTATTAACATACATGAATGCTCTACTGAGTTCAGTCAGCAAGATGGGCTTAaagtttctgaatattttttaacCATATGATTGTAGGGGGATAAAATATATCAGTGATCTTAGTGTTATTGTGGTTTGAGCCAAAGGTCTTCATTCTGAAATAGTCTACATtcttaatactttaaaattatttcattggaAGGTATTTGGAATTTTTCCCCCCAAGTAATCTCTAAGAAGTAGGGACAAGAGAAGGTTAGGTCTTCAGTCTTCCCCTTACAACTCATTACAACCTGAGAGACTAGGTCCTGGGACTGATTTATTTCCTTTCCAGCCACAGGCAGTTAACATAGTCCCCCGCAATAAGTGAAGCTGACTGACTGGGAGGAGCGGGGCCACATCCTCCAGggggtcccccacccccacaggacaccgcctcctcctgctgctgctgctactcacATGGCAGAAGATCATGGCTTGAGCAATGGTGATGGCCCCGTAGATATTACACAAGGCCTGGAACTTCTCGTCTCTGCTGTTGCACAGGACGTAATACTGCTTGATGGTGTCCAGTGTCTCCTCCTCACGCTTCAGTTTGATGATGTTTGGGTCGGGCACCACTTTCTGAGCAAATTTCCAGACAGAGTCTTCAAAGGTGGCAGAGAAAAGCAGCATCTGGCAGTTCCTGGGCAGCATCCTGCAAGGGGAGGCCCAGGTGTCCAGCATGACCCTGACCCGGGCTTTCCCTGGAAGGACCAGGGCACAGCCTCCCCAGGCCTGATGACCTGCGTCCCCAGGAAGGGGCAGTGGGGAGCAGCTGTGGGGAGGAAAGGGGAGCAGACGTGGGGCAGGGACGGGTGACCGAGAGTGTCTCCCTCCTTAACCCGGGCAGGGGGCGTGCTCAGCGCTGACATGGAAATAAATGGCCCATCAAACAAATGCCCCTGAGAGCTGCGAAAAGCCTGGCAGGGGCAAGAAGGGGAGTGTGAGGGAACAGGAGCAGGAACTGCAGGTCGGGAGCCGAGAAGTCCCTCCTGGCTCGAGGCCCTACCTCTGGATGCGGATGCTCTGATCTTGGTGGCCCTGAGTGGCTATCATCACGTCAGCCTCGTCCAGAACAAACACCTTGATCTTCTTAGGGTCGATGAACTTGAGCTTGGAACACCAGTCCAGAACGGTCCCCGGGGTGCCAATGACAATGTGCTCACTGATTTTCTGACCTCTTTCCACTGTGGAGACAAGATGTGTTTTGTTTCATGGGTATTTCCATGGCAAAGCCAGGTTCACTCTCCAAGCAATTTTAAAGCTATGatgtattttaaagcaattgTTTTGATGTTTGCATTAATATTTTAAGGCAAGGTCAGGATAGCACTATAGTATTTGAtggacatacacacaaaaaacagaCAGTAATGCTGATAAGATTTGGTAAAGGCATGAACCATGAGATGAAAACCTCTTCAGTAGTATTCTTTTACATTCTCTATAATCGTCAACCTCTTTCAAGGATTTCATACATGTATTTCTTCTCTGTCAACATTATTCTGCCTGGCCTGGATTTGCATTTTCCCACAAGTAGACTTTTTCAAAGTTAGTTTGTTGTGAAACAAGCAAAAgtagagtggataaagaaaataataaaaatatctccCAGAGTTAATTGCCATGATCATTCTAGAACATTTTTACTCTAatagtgacattttaaaaattaggctaTTAAACAAATCCAGAATTTGTAACATTTTATAAGCAACTGGTCTGCTCAAAATGTCAAATGTAACAtatgggggggggtgggggtgaggatgtGAAGGGAGTGTTCTAGACTGCTAGAAACTAAAGAGATACAACAACCAAATGTAATGCATATACACTGACTCAGTCTTGGTTCAACAAAAAAACCATAAACACTTCTGGAACAATTAGgggggaaattaaaatggaaaagatgCTAGTTATCAGAGAATCTGTAATTTTGTTGGTTGTGATATGGGTATTGTCGGTATGGTGAAGAATGTTCTTACTATGAAATGCATACTAAATTACTTTGAAATAAAGAGTCACGATGTTTACAATTTTCTTtcgttttaaaaatatttggctaccctggtcttagttgtggcacacaggatctttttagttgtggcatgtgggacctttttttttttcagctgtggcgtgtgggatcttcagttgtggcatgcagacttagttgcagtttgtgggatctagttccctgaccagggattgaacctaggcctcttgttttgggagctcagagtcttagccactggatcaccagggactgctactgctactgctaagttgcctcagtcgtgtccgactctgtgcgaccccatagacggcagcccactaggctcctctatccctgggattctccaggcaagaacactggagtgggttgccatttccttctccaatgcatgaaagtgaaaagtgaaagtgaagtcgctcagtcgtgcctgactcttagcgaccccatggactggagcctaccaggctcctctgtccatgggattgtccaggcaagagtactggagtggggtaccattgccttctctgatcaccagggaagtcccctacaaTTTACCTTCAAATGATTCACCATCCCCCTCAAGATACACATAATACACataaagcaaatatggcaaaatgttaacTTTTCAGATCCAGGTGGAAGGCACATGTGTTTATTATAAATTTCAACTACTGCATATGTTTTtggatttttcaaaataaaaagttattaccTTAATTAACTAGGATCACATATTCATACTCACACTTATTACCACGAACAGCATAAGCTAGCTTCAGTTCAGGGTAAAATTTGCCCATCTGCTCAATCACTTTTCCCGTTTGAAGGGCAAGCTCATATGTTGGGGAGAGGCACAGACACTGGTAGGGAAAGAGTGCAGAGAGAGAATTCAAGACACTCACTGTTATGCAATGGGGAATTACTATTAGGACTTAATGATTCCTCCAGCTGAGGCTGAAGGGAAGAATATACAGAGTGTACACCATTTGACTGTTTAAGCTGCAAAGTCGGAAGTACAATTCTCAGGGGTCAGAACTCTGGCTGGGTAGACACTTGAGAACAGCTTTTTGGCCACTGGAGTACCAAAAACCACATGTGAGCAGGGATCTGAAATTCCAGCTGGAGATAACCTTCCTTTTCTCTCACTCAGAAGGTTCTCAGAACTTCCTAATGGATGATAGAGATTAAGGAGCTTTTTCCTACAGCTGAAGGAGCATAGCCTGTAAGCACTATCCTAGGACTGGCATgtctttggaaaggaaaaaggattTTTTGTTATTGGAAGATCAACCATGTTATTTGTGCTCAACTTAAGGGGTTCTAGTTGATATAAAAAGTAATACATAGCTCATCTTTTAATTCATCAAATGGCATTTCCCTTCTAGTTATGAGTAGAAAACTCAGCTTCGCCGAGCCCTTACCTGGGGGTGTCTGTTGGCTGGTTCTACTTGGCTGAGCATGGCCAACACAAAGGCAGCTGTTTTACCAGTACCAGACTGTGACTGGGCAATTAAGTTCTGTGGGCTGCACAAGAACACAAACTGTTCAGGAGTTGAAATCTCATGTATTCTTTCagtgaataaaaatgaagaataaagctTAATTAAATAATGACTATCTCAGCTGGCTTGACAGGAGGCGGCCTTGGCTTCTGTAGTAGAGTACATATACTTGCTTCACAGATAGAAGATTTTATGGTGGAATTTGAAGCACTTCTTATCTTTTATCTACTCTTGACGTAGCAGTGAGTGATTCTTCTTTTCTGCTCAAAAACCTCCCCCATTCACTCCAGATTGCATTCAGAGTAAAAGTTAAAATTCTTATAATGCCCTACAAGGTCCCACCTGATGAGGCTCCCTGCTAGCTCTCGGTTCTCATCTGCTGCCAGCTCCCTCACTCTGCTCCACCACCACAGCTGCCCCAGAGCTGCTCAGAACATAGCAGCCGCGCTCTCATCCTCGGGCTTCTGCAGCAGCGAGACACTGCCTGGGACGGCTGTCCCTGTGGCAGCATGCCAACTCTCTTCTCATTCAAGTCTCTGCTCAGATATCACCTATTTAATGAGATTCCACCCTAACTACGTGATTTAAAGTTGCAACTTACTTTGAAATGCCTTAAAAAACAAGAGGTACTGGTGGGCCGATACATGATAAAGCATAGGGAACTGGCAATATATAGGTGTTCACTATAAGCCTTTCAACTTTGTTGTATGTCTGAAAACTTCCATAATAAAACATTGGGGGTAAAACTGCAATCTTGGTCTTCCCAATCCCCTCCTATCAtgctctgtttatttttctccttagcaCTTACCACCTTTTTAAAAgagagctttattgagatgtaattcatgtACCATGCTGTTCatccatttaaagtatataaGTCAGTCTTTTTGGTATATgactttaatgattttttaaaaattgtggtaaaatatataacataaaatttgccattttaaagtatacaattcagtggcattaattataTTTACAATCTATCACCTTTAAACatactgtatatttatttttaataaaaataaatctatactccaaactagaatgtaagctccttgTGGGCAAGAATTTTCATCTGCTGGGTTCACTAATGTATCTAAGTTCCTAGTACAGTATGTGTCACAAACCAAGTCTTCAATAAATAAGTTAATGAAGGACAAGTATTAGAAAATCCTCAGAGCTCTTCTAACATTGACAGTCTAACAGTGAGCATCTATGAAAGCATCAAGATTCATAAATACAAGTGGCAATTAGAAACAGTATaataaatattccatttattcattttaagtatGCTCAAAATGTTATTTAAACAAAAAGACATTAACCATCTTGAAAAAATATCACTATTGTGACACAGGACATAAAAAACTTTTAGAGAATACAGACCTACAATATCTGTTTTCAGACAAATAGGGAAAGGGGTTTTCAGGATTTAGGATTTTATGCAATTTTATATAATCATATGTCATGTAGGGGTCAATTTTTATAAAAAGCTCCTTATGTTCTAGAACcctgttctcaaagtgtggtctgacTCCAGCAGCACCAACAACACTGGGAAGCGTCTTAGAAATGGTGAGCCTCAGTCCCCACCTCAGACTCACTGAGACCAGAATCTGCATTTCAATAAAGTCCCATGAGTTTCACATGCCTCTGAAAATGTGAGCAGCACTGCCCAGAAAACAGTGTTAGCAATGGTACTGTTCTGATCGCCTCAATCCCTGTTTAGTTTCTGTCATCTACATTTGACACATGTATTTTACTTACCCATATAATGAAATCATGGTGTATATAAATGGTATAAATGTACATGTATTTACCAACATAGAAGTATTATCATATAATTATCATATCAAAAAAAGTATTTAACCATTTTATATGGTTCCTTTAAGCAAAAAGTATACAAATCCATGTTTACATAGTAAAACATCTAGAAGTCTACTCCAAATATTAATAGTGTGGAGAGGAGGGAGAtaagaaattttttcttttcttattttttactgtttttaacttttctaaaatgaacatgtatatatatatattttttttttaataatgaaagtaaaaaaaaaagtcacaaatggGATAGAGGTGCATCAGGACACATACGGCTCAGCAAGCATTAAAGGCAATGCATTCTCTTGTATCTTGGATGGACGGTTGAAGCCCATGGCATAGACTCCTTGGAGAAGCTGTGGTTTCCtagaaaaacagtttaaaatgaaaatcacagtCTCTGGTTGAAGAAAGAAGCCAAGTATCTAGCTAACAATACTAAAACTATGAATAGGGCACGATGTATGCGTGTAGCTAAAGCTTTTACAAATTACCAGGAAATTTTACTTACTAACCCAAAACAGCTAAATTCTTTTATTAAACTTGTATTAGCTAAAAATGTTCTGTAGTGATGAAAAAATACATGTTAACAGGCCTAAAATTTCTAGTTAAACACAAAGGGGAGAGTCAGAAAGTACTCACAGCCGAAGCTCCTCGAAGGACTTGACTGAGTAGAGTGGGGAGTTGGGGTCCCGCTGCAGGACCTCCACTTGGTTGGTGTTATCGACAAGGTTGCTTCTGATCAGCTTGTTGAGTAAGGACTGGGCGGCTCTGTCCTCTGTAGGAAAAAAGCATCAAGATTTTTAGAAGTCCATGAAATCCAGCATGATCTCTGAATTCAGCTGCCATTAGTATTTTAAGCAATAACATGTATTTGTACTGGGACTCCTAATTCAAGGTAGAGTTTAGTTCTGATTTATAAGcataattaaaatagtttattaaaaGCAAAGTTTATGACACTCATATCATCTGTTGGGGCCTCATATTCTTCTCCAGAACTCTATTCCTAACAACTATCCTTTCTTGAAGTTACTGATTCCTCCTCTCAAAACCCAAACATTTACTCTCCAATATGTAaccaatataaattttaaaatcatgagtTTAAAAACCCCATCAcaataatgggggaaaaaaagcaaattgaCAAAGTCTGTATCTTGATATTGGATAAGCTGTTTGCATCTTGTTATTTATGTTAAATTGTCAAAATATcatcaaatataattttattagaaaatgGAGATGCaagttaaaatttcttttataaagaCCTGTACAAGGTAATCATTCTGGGAATATTTCCTGCTGCTGTTAAAGTTTATCATCTGTTCAAAGTAAAATTTCTCTATAATGTAAAGAATTAGAATccctttagaaaaaaagaaagaaagtgagtcgctcagtcgtgtccgactctttgtgatctcatggaccgtagcctaccaggttcctccatccatgggattctccaggcaagaatactggaataggttgccatttccttctccagatcttcccaacccaggcactgaacccTGGGCTCCCGCTATAATGCAGCAGAcgctttcctgtctgagccaccagggaagtccactggcAGGTGGGTATAAACCTCCTAGAACCCCCTTACCAATGAATTCTTACTAGCactgtggtggtggtgtagtcactaagtcgtgtctgactttgtgtccccagggactgtagcacgccaggctcctctgtccatgggattcttcaggcaagaatactggagtgggttgccatttccttctcctggggatcttcccgacccaagaatagaacctggatcccctgcattgcagatttACTGACTGAGTTAGGAGAGAACACTAGCACTATGACTTCCATTAAACTCTAGCCAAGTCACGGTGCAAAAATGAAACCTCCTAACACTCCATTCTCTTAGACTGTAGAACTCCACGTATACATAACTCTAGGCTAGGTTACCTTTCTCTTCTTCATCAGCCTTCTCTGCATTAGCATTGGTCTTGACAACAGCACCTTTATCAGACACAAAGCGGCCGTCATTCAAAATCACATCCCATACCCAAGAGCTGAGACAGTTCAAATTCTATGAGACACTAGAAATGTAAAGGCCTGGggagcaaaaaaataaatgaggaaaccaagccacagataaaaacattttattgttaCTATATACACAAAGGTATGAAAACTGATGCTTACTTTCAGTTCTTTCCTAGTCCAAGTCCTCTAACTGTACCTCAAAAACTAttaatccctcacagcatcaatATTTCTCAAATGTTATAGAACGATGATTACATGACTTTGATGCTCAACAGGGGAATACCTATGCAGATCATAGTTCATCAATATACACACCACAGTGCCATTAGAAGTCTATGTGTATAAACTGTTGATTAATAGAAACATATATTCAGTGTTGTAGTTATATAAAGATATACAGAAAAAGATCTGAGTAAGGTAAATGTTACAATTTCTCCCTTACAACTTTAAATACATGAACAAAAATTCAATGGACATCTTAGATTTTGTAGATATGGTTTTACAATAATTACAACAGGTTAGCCCTCAGGTTGCTCATACTTTGTCTATCTCATCTCAAAttcaggaatattttaaaaaacaaataatcattGGCAGTATATTTTCATGGTTAgtgatatatttaataatttataagcCAATTAGGTATCCTCATATTTATATGAAGCATAACAAAACAATCCAGTTTGTTGATTCCCAAATCAAATAACTCCCAGTATCTGCCTGCCTCCTGTCTGGTacgtatataatttttttttcccagttgtt
This genomic interval carries:
- the LOC129631823 gene encoding ATP-dependent RNA helicase DDX19A isoform X2; its protein translation is MGFNRPSKIQENALPLMLAEPPQNLIAQSQSGTGKTAAFVLAMLSQVEPANRHPQCLCLSPTYELALQTGKVIEQMGKFYPELKLAYAVRGNKLERGQKISEHIVIGTPGTVLDWCSKLKFIDPKKIKVFVLDEADVMIATQGHQDQSIRIQRMLPRNCQMLLFSATFEDSVWKFAQKVVPDPNIIKLKREEETLDTIKQYYVLCNSRDEKFQALCNIYGAITIAQAMIFCHTRKTASWLAAELSKEGHQVALLSGEMVVEQRAAVIERFREGKEKVLVTTNVCARGIDVEQVSVVINFDLPVDKDGNPDNETYLHRIGRTGRFGKRGLAVNMVDSKHSMNILNRIQEHFNKKIERLDTDDLDEIEKIAN
- the LOC129631823 gene encoding ATP-dependent RNA helicase DDX19B isoform X1; this encodes MATDSWALAVDEQEAAAESLSNLHLKEEKIKSDANGAVVKTNANAEKADEEEKEDRAAQSLLNKLIRSNLVDNTNQVEVLQRDPNSPLYSVKSFEELRLKPQLLQGVYAMGFNRPSKIQENALPLMLAEPPQNLIAQSQSGTGKTAAFVLAMLSQVEPANRHPQCLCLSPTYELALQTGKVIEQMGKFYPELKLAYAVRGNKLERGQKISEHIVIGTPGTVLDWCSKLKFIDPKKIKVFVLDEADVMIATQGHQDQSIRIQRMLPRNCQMLLFSATFEDSVWKFAQKVVPDPNIIKLKREEETLDTIKQYYVLCNSRDEKFQALCNIYGAITIAQAMIFCHTRKTASWLAAELSKEGHQVALLSGEMVVEQRAAVIERFREGKEKVLVTTNVCARGIDVEQVSVVINFDLPVDKDGNPDNETYLHRIGRTGRFGKRGLAVNMVDSKHSMNILNRIQEHFNKKIERLDTDDLDEIEKIAN